In a single window of the Terriglobus roseus genome:
- a CDS encoding ExeA family protein, with the protein MYREFFQLEKYPFNNSPDPAFLCMLPHAREALACLEYGIAARKGFLVLLGEVGTGKTTLLRSAINTLRGTSVHTSFIFNPRLEMLEFLEFMLSDFGLTPVNKTKSGMLLQLNRWLVDRFAAGDTCVLIVDEAQSLSTELLEEIRLLTNLETDTQKLLQIVLSGQPELESTLRDPGLRQLRQRIALWCRTQPLTREQTGEYMQQRLTIAGAKEAIFLPDAIDTVHQFSRGIPRLINLLCEHSIILAYVERLKQIPGSLVYAVAADLDLGDDSATSLTMTGGPRRTEQITAAARPDEKERL; encoded by the coding sequence ATGTATCGTGAGTTCTTCCAATTGGAAAAATATCCGTTTAACAACAGCCCTGATCCGGCGTTCCTTTGCATGCTGCCGCATGCACGCGAAGCGCTGGCGTGCCTCGAGTACGGCATCGCTGCAAGGAAGGGTTTTCTTGTGCTGCTGGGCGAAGTAGGCACTGGAAAGACGACCTTGCTGCGCAGCGCCATCAACACACTGCGCGGGACGTCCGTCCATACTTCCTTCATCTTCAATCCGCGGCTTGAGATGCTTGAGTTCCTGGAGTTCATGCTCTCGGACTTTGGCCTGACGCCCGTCAATAAAACCAAGTCCGGCATGTTGCTGCAGTTGAACCGTTGGCTCGTCGATCGCTTTGCGGCCGGCGACACCTGCGTGCTGATTGTGGATGAGGCACAGTCTCTTTCCACAGAGCTGCTCGAAGAAATTCGACTGCTGACCAATCTCGAAACGGACACACAGAAGCTGCTCCAGATCGTTCTCTCAGGGCAGCCTGAGCTCGAGTCGACACTGCGGGATCCCGGACTGCGGCAGCTACGGCAGCGGATTGCGCTATGGTGCAGAACGCAGCCGCTCACGCGGGAGCAGACCGGCGAGTACATGCAGCAACGATTGACCATTGCCGGCGCGAAGGAAGCGATCTTCCTGCCGGACGCCATCGACACGGTGCATCAGTTCAGCCGCGGCATCCCACGGCTGATCAACCTGCTGTGCGAACACTCGATCATCCTTGCGTACGTCGAGCGTCTGAAGCAGATTCCCGGATCGCTTGTATATGCCGTTGCCGCCGATCTTGATCTGGGCGACGACAGCGCGACATCACTGACCATGACAGGCGGGCCCCGGCGAACCGAACAGATTACCGCGGCTGCACGGCCGGATGAAAAGGAACGCTTATGA
- a CDS encoding glycosyltransferase — translation MKALFFVSIAIVLYTYAGYPLLMALIAWLRPKPWVNSTEPRSASVILPIHNGHSLLPWKLHSLLAMDPAVVKEIIIVLDGCTDGSAEWLAYITDPRLRTVVMEEQGGKAAALGRGMSLATAELLLFIDIRPEVTESAIRQLTSNFADPTVGCAVGELRVRIDSAHGEGTSAIGGLYWKYEQWIRNSEAAYDSPVGVYGGFYAIRRTLASNPPEGLILDDMFQPLNVIRQGYRSVVDQEALVYDRWPSTAAGEFQRKVRTLAGNFQLVAENPWILSTENRVLFQLASHKLLRLIVPYCLTAMFVSAAWLAPHSSAWFGVACVQTLLLLVALLGLRMQVPLIGKAASALSALLLLNAAAVWALWTFAFTPGPLWKIWRPTPVQQEPAG, via the coding sequence GTGAAAGCGCTGTTCTTCGTATCCATCGCGATCGTGCTGTACACCTATGCCGGTTACCCGTTGCTGATGGCGCTGATCGCGTGGCTGCGACCGAAGCCATGGGTGAACTCCACGGAGCCGCGGTCAGCGAGTGTGATTCTGCCGATCCACAATGGCCACTCGCTGCTGCCGTGGAAGCTTCATAGCCTGCTGGCGATGGATCCAGCCGTTGTCAAAGAGATCATCATTGTTCTCGACGGCTGTACGGATGGTTCCGCCGAATGGCTGGCATACATTACCGATCCGCGGCTTCGCACCGTGGTGATGGAAGAACAGGGTGGCAAGGCGGCTGCGCTGGGCCGCGGCATGTCGCTGGCAACGGCCGAGCTGCTGCTGTTCATCGATATCCGACCTGAGGTCACCGAGTCTGCGATTCGGCAATTGACCAGCAATTTCGCGGACCCGACCGTCGGTTGTGCCGTGGGCGAGTTGCGCGTCCGTATCGATTCCGCACATGGCGAAGGAACATCCGCCATTGGTGGCCTGTACTGGAAGTACGAGCAGTGGATTCGCAACTCAGAAGCCGCGTATGACTCTCCTGTCGGTGTCTACGGCGGCTTCTACGCGATTCGTCGAACTCTCGCTTCCAACCCTCCGGAGGGTCTCATCCTCGATGATATGTTCCAGCCGCTGAATGTCATCCGGCAGGGCTATCGTAGCGTCGTGGATCAGGAGGCGCTGGTGTACGATCGCTGGCCCAGCACGGCTGCTGGAGAGTTCCAGCGCAAGGTGCGCACGCTTGCGGGGAACTTCCAACTGGTGGCTGAGAATCCGTGGATCCTCTCGACGGAGAACCGCGTGCTCTTCCAGCTCGCCTCTCACAAACTGCTTCGCCTGATTGTTCCCTACTGCCTGACGGCCATGTTCGTCAGCGCAGCCTGGCTCGCGCCGCACTCCTCCGCGTGGTTCGGTGTTGCGTGTGTCCAGACCTTGTTGTTGTTGGTGGCGCTGCTCGGCCTGCGTATGCAGGTGCCGCTCATCGGCAAGGCGGCGTCCGCACTGAGCGCTCTGCTGCTGTTGAATGCCGCGGCTGTCTGGGCACTGTGGACGTTCGCCTTCACGCCCGGGCCGCTCTGGAAGATCTGGCGACCCACTCCTGTCCAGCAGGAACCCGCAGGTTAG
- a CDS encoding glycosyltransferase family 4 protein yields the protein MKIVHVVYSMEMGGAEMLVAQLSRLQRKKGHDVTVCAYSTLGILGERLLEEGINIHVMGEAHPAKTVLRYLRLFRVMRPDVVHCHNPAPTLQAALGARLSGAACVLATRHSLVSPPYDTAAEIKFNIISRCLDWVVGICDITCTNLRGTPLARVDRIVRVYNGASAVQHAPSDLRQDGIFRLLFVGRVAAIKDLGTLLKAVALAHQVDPRLRLSIVGDGPVRASLETLSRELNLSDVVTFWGQQVGTDRFFSAADAIAMSSTSEGLPMSLLQGMSLGLPLVVTAVGGMQEILALSHGGLISPVGDAKAMAESILRIMQDPALREELSRNARETYEREFTLECMEAAYARLYRTGKRSLSA from the coding sequence ATGAAGATCGTGCACGTTGTTTACAGCATGGAGATGGGCGGAGCCGAGATGTTGGTTGCGCAGCTCAGCCGCTTGCAGCGCAAAAAAGGTCACGATGTAACAGTATGCGCCTACAGCACGCTGGGAATACTAGGAGAAAGACTTCTTGAGGAAGGTATCAACATTCATGTAATGGGCGAGGCGCATCCCGCAAAAACGGTGTTGCGTTATCTGCGCCTCTTTCGTGTCATGCGGCCTGACGTCGTTCACTGTCATAATCCCGCGCCGACGCTTCAGGCTGCCCTGGGCGCCCGGCTTTCCGGAGCGGCATGTGTTCTGGCCACGCGGCATAGCCTGGTTTCCCCTCCGTATGACACTGCGGCTGAGATTAAGTTCAACATCATCTCGAGATGCCTGGATTGGGTCGTCGGCATCTGCGACATCACCTGCACGAATCTTCGTGGAACCCCCCTGGCACGCGTTGATCGAATCGTCCGTGTCTACAACGGAGCTTCAGCCGTCCAGCATGCTCCTTCCGATCTGCGACAGGATGGGATCTTCCGCTTGCTGTTCGTGGGGAGGGTGGCCGCCATCAAGGATCTGGGCACGCTGCTAAAGGCCGTCGCGCTCGCACATCAGGTCGATCCGCGCCTGCGACTCTCCATCGTCGGGGATGGACCGGTCCGTGCCTCTCTGGAGACTCTCTCTCGTGAATTGAACCTGTCTGATGTCGTCACCTTCTGGGGGCAGCAGGTAGGTACCGATCGCTTCTTCAGCGCGGCCGATGCCATTGCAATGTCCTCCACTTCGGAAGGGCTTCCCATGTCCTTGCTGCAGGGCATGTCGCTTGGACTTCCCTTGGTGGTGACTGCGGTGGGTGGCATGCAGGAGATTCTTGCTCTTTCACACGGTGGACTGATATCGCCTGTCGGTGATGCGAAGGCCATGGCCGAGTCGATTCTTCGGATCATGCAGGATCCAGCGCTGCGGGAAGAGCTCAGCAGGAACGCGCGAGAAACCTACGAGCGTGAATTTACCCTGGAATGCATGGAAGCCGCATATGCCAGGCTGTACCGCACCGGCAAGCGCTCTCTTTCAGCCTAA
- a CDS encoding TIGR03013 family XrtA/PEP-CTERM system glycosyltransferase — protein MIRFLNVYYPTRSVLQLLSEAFIICCCYLAAASLVLRSDTIKVLTYEHNLAKVFALTLVTVVIAYYCDLYEPQLISGPGEIHLRILLVLGLVSFLASAVLYVFPSFGIARYITSAGIILIAFALIVWRQVFEWMQEREMFRERVVIFGNGPYAEGLASLISSRRDVGMELVQPTDANGDPVTANHIVEWIEAYQKPIHRIVVAMEDRRGGLPVDDLLAVRFRGIQIEEASALYERLSGKIELSSLRPSSFLYGGGFRIQPSQLVTRRLASILAAGLGLLIFAPFFPLVVLLVKLSSPGPIFFRQVRVGEAGRNFYVYKFRSMRTDAEKGGARWASKNDPRVTKVGMLMRKTRIDEVPQLWNVLRGDMGFVGPRPERPEFVPWLAEQLPYYNLRHLIRPGLTGWAQVRYGYGATLEESREKLQYDLYYVKHSSLGLDLLIMFETIKIILRRRGAQ, from the coding sequence ATGATCCGGTTCCTAAACGTCTATTACCCAACGCGCTCGGTTCTACAACTTCTCTCCGAGGCCTTCATCATCTGCTGCTGCTACCTTGCAGCGGCTTCGCTGGTGCTGCGTTCCGACACCATCAAGGTACTGACGTACGAACACAACCTGGCCAAGGTCTTCGCCCTGACGCTCGTGACTGTCGTCATCGCGTACTACTGCGACCTGTATGAGCCCCAACTGATCTCGGGTCCTGGTGAGATCCACCTCCGCATCTTGCTTGTGCTGGGCCTTGTAAGTTTTCTGGCTTCGGCTGTTCTGTATGTCTTCCCTTCCTTCGGGATTGCGCGCTACATCACGTCTGCGGGCATCATTCTGATCGCCTTCGCCCTCATTGTCTGGCGGCAGGTGTTTGAGTGGATGCAGGAACGCGAGATGTTTCGGGAGCGCGTCGTCATCTTTGGCAACGGCCCCTACGCCGAAGGCCTGGCGAGCCTGATCAGCAGCCGCCGCGACGTTGGCATGGAGCTGGTGCAACCCACCGATGCCAACGGCGATCCGGTCACTGCGAACCACATCGTGGAATGGATCGAGGCTTATCAAAAGCCGATTCATCGCATCGTCGTTGCAATGGAAGACCGCCGCGGCGGGCTTCCGGTCGATGACCTGCTGGCGGTGCGCTTTCGTGGCATACAGATCGAAGAAGCAAGCGCGCTGTATGAGCGGCTATCCGGCAAGATTGAACTCAGCAGCCTGAGGCCCAGCAGCTTTCTATATGGCGGAGGATTCCGCATTCAGCCATCGCAACTGGTTACCCGGCGTCTTGCCTCGATCCTTGCGGCAGGCCTTGGACTGCTGATCTTCGCACCGTTCTTCCCGCTGGTCGTCCTGCTCGTCAAGTTGTCCTCGCCAGGGCCCATCTTCTTCCGACAGGTCCGCGTGGGTGAAGCTGGCCGGAACTTCTATGTGTACAAGTTCCGCAGCATGCGGACGGATGCAGAGAAGGGCGGCGCACGATGGGCGAGCAAGAACGATCCTCGCGTCACAAAAGTCGGCATGCTCATGCGCAAGACGCGCATCGATGAAGTGCCGCAGCTATGGAATGTCCTGCGCGGCGACATGGGTTTCGTTGGTCCCAGGCCGGAGCGTCCCGAGTTTGTGCCATGGCTGGCGGAGCAATTGCCGTATTACAACCTGCGGCACCTGATTCGTCCGGGACTCACCGGCTGGGCGCAGGTGCGCTACGGTTACGGCGCCACGCTGGAAGAGAGCCGCGAGAAACTGCAGTATGACCTGTACTACGTAAAGCACTCATCCCTTGGCCTTGATTTGCTGATCATGTTTGAGACGATCAAGATCATCCTTCGCCGCCGGGGCGCGCAGTGA
- a CDS encoding CpsD/CapB family tyrosine-protein kinase translates to MSKIYEALLRAEWERLTPEEQKEYDLNPDAFPSIASIMGRTETSASIGSMTDEAQAVLEHHRASRPLGNVRRATWKPDLEKLPALQSRSAFTEQFRSLRSRLYEYRGFNKLKTVLVSSGMPKEGKTFVAANLALSLARYKNNRVLLIDGDLRRNSLHTLLGCSASPGLSTYLSGDATALEVMQRSDLEPEPDSEHPPVLSALTFIAGGAGGDAAADLSGNSRFAELIRFVSPHFDWIIVDSSPVNVVSDAVNLAPACDGVLLVVRGGQTPYESAQRAQKEFATANLLGVVLNGVENVPHQAYYGYGTEPEK, encoded by the coding sequence ATGAGCAAGATCTACGAGGCGTTGCTGCGCGCAGAGTGGGAGCGACTGACTCCCGAGGAACAAAAAGAGTACGACCTCAACCCCGATGCATTCCCAAGCATTGCATCCATCATGGGTCGCACGGAAACCTCTGCATCGATTGGTTCGATGACAGACGAAGCACAAGCGGTGCTTGAGCACCACCGTGCCTCACGCCCGCTTGGTAATGTTCGCCGAGCCACCTGGAAGCCCGATCTCGAGAAATTGCCGGCGTTGCAAAGCCGCAGTGCTTTCACGGAACAATTCCGCAGCCTTCGATCGCGGCTGTATGAGTACCGCGGCTTTAACAAGCTGAAGACGGTGCTGGTCAGCAGTGGCATGCCGAAGGAAGGCAAAACGTTCGTTGCGGCGAATCTCGCCCTGAGTCTTGCACGGTATAAGAACAACCGCGTGTTGCTGATTGATGGAGATCTGCGTCGGAACTCTCTGCACACGCTGCTCGGCTGCTCGGCGTCACCTGGCCTGTCGACCTACCTGAGCGGAGACGCAACCGCGCTTGAGGTCATGCAGCGGTCTGACCTGGAGCCGGAACCGGACTCTGAACATCCGCCGGTGTTGAGCGCTCTCACTTTCATCGCAGGTGGAGCTGGCGGAGACGCGGCTGCCGATCTCTCCGGCAACTCGCGCTTCGCGGAACTGATTCGCTTCGTGTCGCCACACTTCGACTGGATCATCGTGGACTCGTCGCCGGTGAATGTTGTGTCGGACGCTGTGAACCTGGCACCTGCCTGCGACGGAGTGTTGCTGGTGGTACGCGGCGGACAGACGCCTTACGAAAGCGCGCAGCGTGCGCAGAAAGAATTCGCCACGGCCAATCTTCTCGGCGTTGTGTTGAACGGCGTTGAGAACGTACCTCATCAGGCCTACTACGGCTACGGAACGGAGCCAGAGAAGTAG